One part of the Flavobacterium johnsoniae UW101 genome encodes these proteins:
- a CDS encoding Y-family DNA polymerase → MFALVDCNNFYASCQRVFEPHLREKPIVILSNNDGCVISRSDEAKALGIPMAIPAFKYESVFKEKNIFVYSSNYPLYGDMSNRVMNLLRTYTPEIEIYSIDEAFLKFSGYDLFDMNTLGLKMRKEVTQGTGIPVSIGFASTKALAKMANKIARKFADRTQNVHCIDSEEKRVKALKWSKIEDVWGIGRKHAKRLKAKKINTAYEFTQLPDAWVRKEMSVVGLRLKHELEGKPTLELEEAADRKMIATTRSFEKRYTSYEEISERISTFTASCAEKLRRQNCHCNMVTVFIQTSFIKNEESHYSRSITITTDFPTNSTIELNAAAQKGFKAIFKKGYRYKKAGVIVMGLTPNSETQLNLFETSNPKHQPLMSVIDKMNQNYGNNKIKFGVQSLGRQWKMKQNRLSPKFSTSLKDVITVKA, encoded by the coding sequence ATGTTTGCTTTAGTCGATTGTAATAATTTTTATGCTTCCTGCCAAAGGGTATTTGAACCGCATTTAAGAGAAAAACCTATAGTTATTCTCTCTAATAATGACGGCTGTGTTATTTCGCGGTCTGATGAAGCTAAAGCTTTGGGCATACCAATGGCTATTCCGGCTTTTAAATATGAATCTGTTTTTAAGGAAAAGAACATTTTTGTGTATTCTTCTAATTATCCTCTATATGGCGATATGAGCAATCGGGTAATGAACCTGCTTCGAACTTATACTCCTGAAATCGAAATCTACAGTATCGATGAAGCTTTCTTAAAATTTTCAGGTTACGATTTATTTGATATGAATACCTTGGGTTTAAAAATGCGTAAAGAAGTCACACAAGGAACGGGCATTCCTGTCAGCATAGGTTTTGCTTCTACTAAGGCTCTGGCTAAAATGGCAAATAAAATTGCCCGAAAATTTGCAGATCGTACACAGAATGTTCATTGTATTGATTCTGAAGAAAAAAGAGTTAAAGCCTTAAAATGGTCTAAAATTGAAGATGTCTGGGGAATTGGAAGAAAACACGCGAAACGTCTTAAAGCAAAAAAAATTAATACCGCTTATGAATTTACTCAGCTTCCAGATGCCTGGGTGAGAAAAGAAATGTCAGTAGTCGGGCTTAGGTTAAAGCATGAATTAGAAGGTAAACCAACTTTAGAATTAGAAGAAGCTGCAGATCGTAAAATGATCGCTACAACAAGGTCTTTCGAAAAAAGATATACCTCTTATGAAGAAATATCAGAGCGAATCAGCACGTTTACGGCCTCGTGTGCCGAGAAATTAAGACGACAAAATTGTCATTGTAATATGGTGACTGTTTTTATCCAAACGAGTTTTATAAAAAATGAAGAATCACACTATTCGAGAAGCATTACGATTACAACAGATTTCCCAACTAATTCGACGATAGAACTTAATGCTGCAGCTCAAAAAGGATTTAAAGCTATTTTTAAAAAGGGTTATCGCTATAAAAAAGCAGGCGTAATTGTAATGGGCTTAACGCCAAACAGCGAAACACAGCTTAATTTATTTGAAACTTCAAATCCTAAGCATCAGCCTTTAATGAGTGTTATCGACAAAATGAACCAAAATTATGGTAATAATAAAATTAAATTTGGTGTGCAGTCTCTTGGAAGACAATGGAAAATGAAACAAAACAGATTATCTCCTAAGTTTTCTACCTCACTTAAAGACGTTATTACTGTTAAAGCCTAA
- a CDS encoding phosphatase PAP2 family protein, producing MFHKTISLVFLFGLFSANAQQNDSITKIDSTSHNLKFNYKQLIIPSVLIGYGVIGLKSDQLLSFNHQIKDEVAEDIDEKITIDDFSQYAPAASVYALNAFGVKGKNNMRDRSVILVTSYAIMATTVLGLKSISHVERPDGSSNNSFPSGHTATAFMGAEFLYQEYKDKSIWYGIAGYAVATGTGLFRIYNNRHWLTDVAAGAGIGILSTKIAYWVNPYITKKLFKSSAENKSTSMIMPFYNGQQYGLGFVKVF from the coding sequence ATGTTCCACAAAACGATTTCCCTTGTATTTTTATTCGGATTATTTTCTGCGAATGCACAGCAAAATGACTCGATTACAAAAATTGACAGTACTTCTCATAATTTAAAATTCAATTACAAACAATTAATTATTCCGAGTGTATTAATTGGTTATGGCGTAATTGGTTTAAAAAGTGATCAGCTTTTGAGTTTTAATCACCAGATTAAAGATGAAGTTGCTGAAGACATTGACGAGAAAATTACGATTGATGATTTTTCTCAATACGCTCCCGCTGCATCAGTATATGCATTGAATGCTTTTGGCGTAAAAGGTAAAAATAATATGCGTGACCGTTCTGTAATACTTGTAACCTCATATGCAATTATGGCTACAACGGTTTTAGGTTTAAAATCAATTTCGCATGTAGAAAGACCTGACGGAAGTTCGAATAACTCTTTTCCTTCCGGGCATACTGCAACTGCATTTATGGGTGCCGAATTTTTATACCAAGAATACAAAGACAAATCGATTTGGTATGGAATTGCAGGTTATGCTGTTGCAACAGGAACTGGGCTTTTCAGAATTTACAATAACCGCCATTGGCTGACAGACGTCGCTGCCGGAGCTGGAATTGGAATTTTGAGTACGAAAATTGCCTATTGGGTCAATCCATATATTACCAAGAAACTGTTCAAGTCATCAGCCGAAAATAAATCGACATCTATGATAATGCCTTTTTATAACGGGCAGCAATATGGATTGGGATTTGTGAAGGTTTTTTAG
- a CDS encoding osmosensitive K+ channel His kinase sensor produces the protein MENENNNAQHFLDLIQKSRKGKFKIYIGMSAGVGKTFRMLQEAHSLLKNGIDVKIGYIETHMRKETHELLAGLPIIPRRTIFYKGKELEELDVQAIINLRPEVVIVDELAHTNVEGSKNEKRWQDVLEILEAGINVISAVNIQHIESLNEDVKRITNIDVQERIPDNVLRLADEVVNIDLTSEDLIARLKEGKIYTADKIQTALTNFFKSEQILQLRELALKEVASQVVRKVESEVPNLHALRHEKLLACISSNEKTAKIIIRKAARLASYYNGSWYVLYVETPQESSNRIALDKQRHLINNFKLAVQLGAEVIKLENSNITDAILTTVEEKQITTVCIGKPHFNLFKVILSTTIFRRLLNKLSLSNVDLVILS, from the coding sequence ATGGAAAACGAAAATAATAACGCACAGCACTTTCTCGATTTAATCCAGAAATCACGAAAGGGGAAGTTTAAAATCTACATTGGGATGAGCGCCGGTGTGGGCAAAACTTTTCGTATGCTTCAGGAAGCGCATTCGTTATTGAAAAACGGAATCGATGTGAAAATCGGCTACATCGAAACGCACATGCGAAAGGAGACGCACGAATTATTAGCGGGTTTGCCGATAATTCCGAGGCGTACCATTTTCTATAAAGGAAAAGAATTGGAAGAACTCGATGTTCAAGCGATTATCAACCTTAGACCAGAAGTGGTTATTGTTGACGAACTAGCACACACGAACGTTGAAGGAAGCAAAAACGAAAAACGCTGGCAGGATGTTTTAGAGATTTTGGAAGCTGGAATTAATGTGATTTCGGCGGTTAATATTCAGCATATTGAGAGTTTAAATGAAGATGTAAAACGAATTACCAATATTGATGTTCAGGAACGCATTCCCGACAATGTTTTGCGATTGGCTGATGAGGTTGTAAATATCGATTTAACATCAGAAGATCTGATTGCCCGTCTCAAAGAAGGAAAAATTTATACGGCAGATAAGATTCAGACGGCTTTAACGAACTTTTTTAAATCGGAACAAATTTTACAACTTCGGGAATTGGCTTTGAAAGAAGTAGCGAGTCAGGTTGTTCGAAAGGTAGAAAGTGAAGTTCCTAATCTGCATGCCTTACGACATGAGAAATTGTTAGCTTGCATTAGCAGTAATGAAAAAACAGCCAAAATTATAATTAGAAAAGCAGCAAGATTAGCCAGTTATTATAATGGTTCTTGGTATGTTTTGTATGTAGAAACGCCACAAGAAAGCAGTAATAGGATTGCACTTGATAAACAAAGACATTTAATTAATAACTTTAAACTCGCAGTGCAATTAGGTGCAGAGGTTATTAAATTGGAAAATTCAAATATTACAGATGCTATTTTAACAACGGTAGAAGAAAAACAAATTACAACTGTGTGCATCGGAAAACCGCATTTTAATTTGTTTAAAGTAATTTTGTCTACAACAATTTTTAGGCGTTTGCTAAACAAATTGTCTTTATCTAATGTTGATCTTGTAATACTGTCGTAA
- a CDS encoding K(+)-transporting ATPase subunit C codes for MKNLFSLLKLTVFTLILFAVIYPLAIYGIAKLAPNQGKGETISVNGKVVGYQKIGQKFDKSNYFWGRPSAVDYNAAGSAGSNKGPSNADYLALVQKRIDTLLLVHPYLKKSDIPVDMVTASGSGLDPNISPQGALIQVKRIAKERMLDEAKVKSLVESKINTAVVGPETVNVLELNVALDQLK; via the coding sequence ATGAAAAATCTATTTTCACTATTAAAACTTACCGTATTTACTTTGATTTTGTTTGCGGTTATTTATCCTTTAGCGATTTACGGAATCGCAAAATTAGCTCCAAATCAAGGAAAAGGAGAAACGATTTCGGTTAACGGAAAAGTGGTTGGTTACCAAAAAATTGGACAAAAGTTCGATAAGTCGAATTATTTCTGGGGAAGACCTTCGGCTGTTGATTATAACGCAGCGGGAAGTGCCGGAAGCAACAAAGGTCCAAGCAACGCCGATTATCTGGCTTTGGTTCAAAAAAGAATTGATACGCTTTTATTGGTTCATCCGTACTTGAAAAAATCTGATATTCCTGTTGATATGGTTACGGCTTCTGGAAGTGGTTTAGATCCTAATATTTCTCCGCAAGGGGCGCTGATTCAAGTTAAACGAATTGCTAAAGAAAGAATGCTAGACGAAGCGAAAGTAAAATCTTTGGTGGAATCTAAAATTAATACCGCTGTTGTTGGTCCTGAAACGGTTAATGTTTTGGAATTGAATGTGGCTTTGGATCAGTTGAAGTAA
- a CDS encoding LexA family protein has product MNLRNINTTKSIEFYIPDTSTEVKVPFFDVGISAGFPSPADDFIELSIDLNKELIKHKYTTYFARVKGYSMKNAGIHDGDLLIIDKSLEPQNNKIAVCQIDGEFTVKRIKIEKDIIWLIAENEDYKPIKVTPENNFVIWGIVTHSIKTF; this is encoded by the coding sequence ATGAATCTGAGAAATATAAATACCACAAAATCAATAGAATTTTATATACCGGATACAAGCACGGAAGTAAAAGTGCCTTTTTTTGATGTTGGTATCAGTGCGGGGTTTCCTTCGCCTGCTGATGACTTTATTGAATTATCAATTGATCTCAATAAAGAACTCATCAAACATAAATACACTACTTATTTTGCCAGGGTAAAAGGGTATTCCATGAAAAATGCCGGCATTCATGATGGTGATTTATTAATTATTGATAAAAGTCTGGAACCACAAAACAATAAAATTGCTGTTTGCCAAATTGATGGTGAATTTACGGTAAAACGCATTAAAATAGAAAAAGACATTATCTGGCTTATTGCCGAAAATGAAGATTATAAACCAATAAAAGTGACTCCGGAAAATAATTTCGTGATCTGGGGAATTGTAACTCATAGTATCAAAACTTTTTAA
- a CDS encoding porin, translating to MKKIILTALIAFGYSNLHAQEESKSPLTFSGYVDAYYSYDFGKPENHTRPNFFYSYNKSNEVNLNLGMAKVNYSKENIRGNFALMAGTYAEYNMSAEQGLLKNVYEANVGVKISKSHNLWIDAGIMPSHIGFESAIGKDCQTLTRSIMAENSPYYETGVKIGYTSESGKWYLAGMYLNGWQRIEKVKGNQTPAFGTQVTYKPSDRVVLNWSTYVGNEQPDIDKKWRYFNNFYGQFKITEKTNVTAGFDIGSQQSAKNSNKYDTWFSPVLILQYKPVDKIQLAVRGEYYSDEKGVIIATETPNGFKTYGFSANFDYLVTDNVMFRIEARNLSSKDEIFTNKDNLPTDTNTFVTTSLAISF from the coding sequence ATGAAAAAAATAATACTTACTGCTTTAATCGCTTTTGGTTATAGCAATTTACACGCACAAGAAGAATCTAAAAGTCCATTGACATTTTCGGGATATGTAGATGCATATTATAGTTATGATTTCGGGAAGCCTGAAAATCATACTCGGCCAAACTTTTTTTACAGTTATAATAAAAGCAACGAGGTAAACCTGAATTTGGGAATGGCAAAAGTGAATTATTCGAAAGAAAATATTCGGGGAAATTTTGCGCTGATGGCGGGAACTTATGCCGAATATAATATGTCTGCCGAGCAGGGTTTATTGAAAAATGTTTACGAAGCGAATGTTGGTGTAAAGATTTCGAAAAGCCATAATTTATGGATTGATGCGGGAATTATGCCTTCGCATATTGGTTTTGAAAGTGCAATCGGAAAAGACTGCCAGACTTTAACAAGAAGTATTATGGCTGAGAATTCTCCTTATTATGAAACGGGAGTTAAAATTGGTTATACATCTGAATCTGGAAAATGGTATTTGGCGGGTATGTACTTAAATGGCTGGCAAAGAATTGAGAAAGTAAAAGGCAATCAAACTCCGGCTTTTGGAACTCAGGTTACTTACAAACCTTCTGATCGGGTTGTTTTGAATTGGAGTACTTATGTTGGAAATGAACAGCCGGATATTGATAAAAAATGGCGTTATTTTAATAATTTCTACGGACAGTTTAAAATAACAGAAAAAACAAACGTGACGGCTGGTTTTGATATTGGATCTCAGCAATCGGCTAAAAACAGTAATAAATACGATACTTGGTTTTCGCCTGTTTTGATTCTGCAATACAAACCAGTTGACAAGATTCAGCTTGCAGTACGCGGTGAATATTATAGTGATGAAAAAGGTGTGATTATCGCAACTGAAACGCCAAATGGTTTTAAAACTTACGGATTTTCAGCTAACTTTGATTACTTAGTTACTGATAATGTTATGTTTAGAATTGAAGCGAGAAATCTTTCGAGTAAAGACGAGATCTTCACCAATAAAGATAATCTTCCAACGGATACGAATACGTTTGTAACGACTTCGCTGGCGATTTCTTTCTAG
- a CDS encoding XRE family transcriptional regulator, with protein sequence MSLFSDNIRALRVKHKISQEKLAENLSITRGRYVKYEDGTSEAPYDILKKIALYFHMSIDLILSVDIRKIDVQNLIKLEGNRLILPIQVDSFGENYIEIVSQKAKAGYLNGYADPEYIESLQQITLPFLGPGKHRGFPVEGDSMPPHEDGSIIIGRYVEKLGEVMDGKTYILITKNEGMVYKRLNKNKKNALVLESDNSFYPNYEVKASDILEIWEYECNIGRSDKKQEITETGAMKDLLLELKREVREIKNNTSNT encoded by the coding sequence ATGTCCTTATTTTCAGACAACATCAGAGCATTAAGGGTGAAGCATAAAATATCGCAGGAGAAATTAGCTGAAAACCTTAGTATTACCAGAGGAAGATACGTGAAATACGAAGATGGAACTTCGGAAGCACCGTATGACATTTTAAAGAAAATTGCGTTATATTTTCATATGAGTATTGACTTGATATTATCTGTCGATATACGCAAAATTGATGTACAAAATTTGATAAAACTGGAAGGTAACCGACTTATTCTTCCTATTCAGGTTGATAGTTTTGGAGAAAATTATATCGAAATTGTATCTCAAAAAGCAAAAGCAGGATATTTAAACGGATATGCTGATCCAGAATATATTGAAAGTTTACAGCAGATTACACTTCCGTTTTTAGGACCTGGAAAACATCGCGGATTTCCCGTTGAAGGCGATTCAATGCCTCCACACGAAGATGGTTCTATTATTATTGGCCGTTATGTAGAAAAACTGGGAGAGGTTATGGATGGCAAAACCTATATTCTTATTACTAAGAATGAAGGAATGGTATATAAGCGTCTCAATAAAAACAAAAAGAATGCCTTGGTTTTAGAATCGGATAATAGTTTTTATCCAAATTATGAAGTGAAAGCTTCTGATATTTTGGAGATTTGGGAATACGAATGTAATATCGGCCGTTCTGATAAGAAACAAGAAATAACAGAAACTGGAGCAATGAAAGATTTGCTTTTAGAATTGAAAAGGGAAGTTCGAGAGATTAAGAATAATACTTCGAATACATAA
- a CDS encoding ATP-binding protein has translation MRIKTKLNLSVGLLFLMIIILSLVSAYSVFLIKQDTENILKSNYNTLEYSRNMIFALDGIKSDSKETIQSFEENLEKQTQNITEPGEKQATEKLKASFALLAKNNSNETIKAQIRHDIFAIMKLNLDAIKQKSDIAKHSAETANLSIAIVGTLCFLIAFNLLVNLPNNIANPIRELTQSIKEIANKNYSERVHFTSHSEFGDLAKSFNTMAQKLEEYHDSNVYKLLFEKKRLETLINNMNDPIIGLDNEGIVLFVNDEALKIIGLKSEDIIGKPASELAVSNDLIRSLILKESETPKKQPLKIFAHGKESYFEKEIHNITITPTGEEKEINIGDVIILRNITLFKELDFAKTNFIATVSHELKTPIASIKLSLQLLENGKTGDMNDDQKQLVESIKDDSQRLLKITGELLNLSQLETGNIQLNIGKSNPHEIVKYAVEAVKVQADQKQIQLIVDANENLKNVKADAEKTGWVLINYLSNAIRYSSEKSTILIKLKEENDQMVFQVIDTGKGIDTRYKDKVFDKYFQVPGSQKSGTGLGLAISKEFIEAQNGNVGVESNLGLGSTFWFSLKV, from the coding sequence ATGAGAATTAAAACCAAATTGAATCTGAGTGTAGGATTGTTATTTTTAATGATCATCATTCTCTCGTTAGTGAGTGCTTATTCTGTTTTTCTGATTAAGCAGGACACCGAGAATATTCTGAAATCCAATTATAATACTTTGGAATATTCCCGAAATATGATTTTTGCTTTAGACGGAATAAAGTCCGATTCAAAAGAAACGATTCAGAGTTTTGAGGAGAATCTCGAAAAGCAGACTCAAAATATTACAGAACCGGGCGAAAAACAAGCTACCGAAAAACTAAAAGCTAGTTTTGCTCTTTTGGCTAAAAACAATTCTAACGAAACTATAAAAGCTCAGATTCGTCATGATATTTTTGCGATTATGAAACTGAATCTGGACGCCATAAAACAGAAAAGCGATATCGCTAAACATTCGGCTGAAACAGCTAATTTGTCGATTGCCATTGTGGGAACTTTATGCTTTCTGATTGCTTTTAATTTATTGGTTAATCTGCCTAATAATATTGCGAATCCTATTAGAGAGTTAACTCAGAGTATTAAGGAAATTGCCAATAAAAACTATTCCGAACGTGTTCATTTTACGAGCCATAGCGAATTTGGAGATCTGGCAAAATCATTTAATACCATGGCACAAAAGCTAGAAGAATATCATGACAGCAATGTTTATAAACTTCTTTTTGAAAAGAAACGTCTAGAAACTCTGATCAATAATATGAACGATCCTATTATTGGTTTGGATAACGAAGGAATTGTTTTGTTTGTGAATGATGAAGCACTGAAAATTATTGGTCTAAAATCCGAAGATATTATTGGAAAACCTGCTTCTGAATTGGCAGTTTCTAATGATTTGATTCGTTCTTTGATTCTGAAAGAAAGTGAAACTCCAAAAAAACAGCCTCTCAAAATTTTTGCTCACGGAAAAGAGAGTTATTTCGAAAAAGAGATTCACAATATCACAATAACACCAACTGGAGAAGAAAAAGAAATTAATATTGGTGATGTAATTATTCTGCGAAATATTACGCTTTTTAAAGAACTGGATTTTGCTAAAACGAATTTTATTGCCACCGTTTCGCACGAATTAAAAACACCAATTGCTTCTATAAAATTAAGTCTTCAATTGCTTGAAAATGGGAAAACAGGCGACATGAACGACGACCAAAAACAATTGGTTGAAAGTATAAAAGATGACAGTCAGCGTTTATTAAAAATTACAGGAGAGTTATTGAATTTATCACAATTGGAAACTGGAAACATTCAGCTGAATATTGGAAAAAGTAATCCACACGAAATTGTGAAATATGCTGTAGAAGCTGTAAAAGTTCAGGCAGATCAAAAACAGATTCAATTAATTGTTGATGCCAATGAAAATCTCAAAAATGTAAAAGCCGATGCCGAGAAAACGGGCTGGGTTTTAATTAATTATTTATCGAATGCCATTAGATATTCGTCTGAAAAAAGCACGATTCTCATTAAATTAAAAGAAGAAAATGATCAGATGGTTTTTCAGGTTATTGATACTGGAAAAGGAATTGATACAAGATATAAAGACAAGGTTTTCGATAAATACTTTCAAGTTCCAGGAAGTCAAAAATCTGGAACGGGATTAGGTTTGGCGATTAGCAAAGAATTTATTGAAGCACAAAATGGAAATGTTGGCGTAGAAAGTAATTTAGGATTGGGAAGTACGTTTTGGTTTTCGCTGAAGGTTTAG